GACGCCGAGCCCGAAGAGCCGAAGCCGGTGACCCCGGGTCAACGCCCAACTGCTCCGCATGCCGTCGACGAAGTTCTCGTCCTCGACGGCGACGGAGACGGTCCAGAACACGAGCGCGACGAGGAGGAAGATGCCGGGAACCACGAGGAAGACGAGGCCGACCCCGACGATGACCGCGAAGACGATGGTACCGACGAGGAAGTTCAGTCCCGGCCACACGATGTTCTGGGTGAAGTGTTCCGTCGGCAGGCGCTCGGTCTCCTCGCCCACGAAGGTCCGCAGCGCGCCGATGGTGAGGACGATCGTGGCTAACCCCGCGAGGAGCGAGACGACGGCACCCACGGCGGGTGGAACGGCGAAGAGTGCCGCACCCACCTCTCTCGACATCCCGGGACCCATTCCTCCACCGGGAGACGGGAGGCCGACGGGGAGCACGCCACGGTTCGTCACCCACCGCGCGACGCCGAGGCCGACGATTTCGGTGAGCACCGAGACGACGAACAGCAGCCCCACGAGGAGCAGGCCGTTGCGGGCGACGGTTCGGTTGACGCCTCTCTTGAGTGCGGTTTCGATGGTTACTGGCATCTCGTGTGAACGTAAAATGTCAAAGTAAAAATAACTGTGCCCCGGTTCCCTCGGCGTGAGAAGGCGAGTGGCCGACACACCGTGGCCCACCTGCGGTCGTGCGGTGGCCGGGTTTCGGTCCTCGTCCGAACAGTTATGACGCTCTCCTCGGGAGTGAGAGCCATGCTCGACATCGACGCCGACCGCCTCCGTGAGACCTTCGACGACTACGCCGACATCGGTGCCACAGAGCGGGGTGGCCTCCATCGTCTCGCTCTCACCGACGAGGACAGAGCGGTGCGCGACCGCTTCCGCCGCGACCTCGAAGCGCTCGGGCTCGCGGTCCGCGTCGACGAACTCGGGAACATGTTCGCCCGGCGCGAGGGCACCGACCCCGACGCCGACCCCGTGCTCGTCGGGTCACATCTCGACTCGCAGCCCTACGGGGGCCGATACGACGGGCAACTGGGCGTGCTCTGCGCACTGGAGACGCTCCGTGCGCTCGAGGACGCGGCCGTCGAGACCCGCCGACCCATCGAGATCGTCAACTGGACAAACGAGGAGGGCTCCCGCTTCGAGCACGCGATGCTCGGCAGCGGCGTCTTCACGGGCGTCATCTCCGCCGCCGAGGCCCTGGCCATCACTGACGACGACGGTCGAAGCGTCGGCGAGGAACTCGAACGCATCGGCTACGCCGGCGACCACCCCTGTGAGGCACACGACGTCCACGCGCATCTGGAGCTTCACGTCGAACAGGGGCCGACGCTCGAAGAACACGGCACGAGTGTCGGCGTCGTCGAGGGGGTGTTCGGGATGAGCTGGCTCGACGTGACCATCGACGGCGAGGCCGACCACGCCGGCCCGACACCCATGCACACGCGAACCGACGCGCTCGTCGCCGCGACCGACGCCATCGGCGAGATTCAGACGCTCCCCACGCGGCTCTCCGAGGACGCCGTCACGACGGTCGGCCGAATCAGCGTCGAACCCGACTCCATCAACGTCATCCCGAGCCGGGCGACCTTCACCGCCGACGTCCGGAGCTACGACGACGCGGTCGTCGACCGCGGTGTGGAGGAGATCCGCTTCGAGGTCGAGGCCGCCTGCGAGCGAATCGGTGCCTCCTTCGAGGTCGAAGAGATCTGGCGCATCCCACACACGGAGTTCTCCGAATCCGTCTGTGCGACTATCGACGCCGCCGCGGCCGAGGCCGACGTCTCCGCGGAGCGCATCGTCAGCGGTGCCGGCCACGACGCGAAGTACCTGAACGACCTGGCGGAGACCGCGATGATATTCGTCCCGAGCGCCGACGGGAAGACGCACAACGAGGCGGAGTTCACCCCCTGGGACGACGTCGTTCGCGGTGCAGAGGTGTTCGCCAACACGACGCTGCGGCTCGCCGCGGAGTGAACGATTCGACGGGCCGGGCTGCCTGGGCCGACCGGGCGTCGCGCGCGTCGCGCA
This is a stretch of genomic DNA from Salinigranum halophilum. It encodes these proteins:
- a CDS encoding Zn-dependent hydrolase; translated protein: MLDIDADRLRETFDDYADIGATERGGLHRLALTDEDRAVRDRFRRDLEALGLAVRVDELGNMFARREGTDPDADPVLVGSHLDSQPYGGRYDGQLGVLCALETLRALEDAAVETRRPIEIVNWTNEEGSRFEHAMLGSGVFTGVISAAEALAITDDDGRSVGEELERIGYAGDHPCEAHDVHAHLELHVEQGPTLEEHGTSVGVVEGVFGMSWLDVTIDGEADHAGPTPMHTRTDALVAATDAIGEIQTLPTRLSEDAVTTVGRISVEPDSINVIPSRATFTADVRSYDDAVVDRGVEEIRFEVEAACERIGASFEVEEIWRIPHTEFSESVCATIDAAAAEADVSAERIVSGAGHDAKYLNDLAETAMIFVPSADGKTHNEAEFTPWDDVVRGAEVFANTTLRLAAE